TTTTGAACAACAACCCGACCTGGTATACCAACAACAGTCGAGTTATCCGGTACGTCGTGTAAAACGACAGACCCACCTCCGACTTTTGAATTTTCCCCAATCACGATTGCGCCTAATACCTTAGCGCCTGTTGCAATTAAAGCATTATCTTTGACAGTCGGGTGCCGTTTACCTTTCTCTTTCCCGGTTCCACCCAACGTTACCCCTTGATAAATGGTCACGTTATTTCCAATTTCACATGTTTCGCCAATTACTACACCCATACCATGATCAATAAAAAATTTATCACCAATTTGTGCACCAGGGTGAATTTCAATCCCTGTTAAGAAACGGCTGATTTGTGAAATGACCCGCGCTATAAAAAACCATTTCCGTTTATAGAAAGTATGTGCAATTCGGTGCGACCATATCGCATGTAACCCTGAATAAGTTAAAAATACTTCAAAATAAGTTCGAGCTGCTGGGTCCTGTTCGAATACCACATCCATATCTGATTTCATCCGTTTCAACAATCCCAACTTTTCCACCCCCATCATTAGAAAATCTCGCTTTAGCACTGGAGCTAGACTTATTAAAAACCTTCTTTAATCGAAAAAATAAAAGCGCCCCCGTGTATAATAAATACACAGAGACGCTTACCGCGCGGTCCCACTCTGTTTAGAGCATGTTCAAGCTCTCAACTTTCTCTACTAACGGAAGAGTCCCCGCTGTTATATACTAGCTTCCATAACAGACTCAAAGGTGCATTTCGGAAACTTCGCTTAGAATCACTTTCAGCCGGTGATGATTCTCTCTGCATAAGCCAGCGGTTTCCTACTTCTCCTTATCAACGATCGATATTGTATTATTACTATATTACATTTCTAATTAAATGTGAACAAATTAAGCTTGCAGATCCCGAAGCACTTGATCCAAACGCTTCACAATCACATCTTTCCCTAATAATTCAATTGCCATTGGAAGTTCCGGTCCATGAGTTTGGCCGGTTGTTGCAACCCGAATAGGCATAAACAGTTTCTTCCCTCTATGCTTGGTTTCCTTCTGTG
This Virgibacillus phasianinus DNA region includes the following protein-coding sequences:
- the cysE gene encoding serine O-acetyltransferase codes for the protein MLKRMKSDMDVVFEQDPAARTYFEVFLTYSGLHAIWSHRIAHTFYKRKWFFIARVISQISRFLTGIEIHPGAQIGDKFFIDHGMGVVIGETCEIGNNVTIYQGVTLGGTGKEKGKRHPTVKDNALIATGAKVLGAIVIGENSKVGGGSVVLHDVPDNSTVVGIPGRVVVQNGEKVRRDLDHNKLPDPVSDRCNQLETEIRLLTAEIAKLKEGNTNDHHHL